The following is a genomic window from Carassius gibelio isolate Cgi1373 ecotype wild population from Czech Republic chromosome B7, carGib1.2-hapl.c, whole genome shotgun sequence.
tCCTTGATCTTTATAGCTTTAAAGGCCCAGACCTTTGTACAGAACAAGAGCGGAGGATTTCACATGGCTTTAATTAAAGTAACACCAACAAAGTGGGTCATGTTGGCACAACATGGAACAAGAGACACCTAGTCAAAACACGCTTTGAGGGCTTCAAAGGGAATAGTGACTACCTGCATGCAGCACCAACATACAAATACTTCAGAGGTTTAATCAAACCTGTGTTTTCCCAACATAAACAAAAACCACCTCATCCAACCCTATGACCATAAAGAACTCAAGCGTGCAATCAAACACTTGAATTAATTGCAAAACATCCTTTGGATTATTAAGGAAACTAAGGATAGACATATAAAAGGCTATATGAACCAGTTTTGTTTATATGACTTAGCAAGTCTCTTCTGCATATTACACTTGAAGCAAATCTTTGAGGTTTCCACAAGAGGGCAACACATAAGTCAATTGTGTTCAGATGTATTGGCCTCAAAAATAGAACTGTTTCTTACTATACAGAAATTGTCATGAGACATATATGAAACAAATATGCAACTAACAGATGCCAATTTTAAGCTTCTTGAAAATCCAGATACTATATTTTACCTGATCTTTAAGTTTTTGTTAAGACTATTGAGCTGGAAACTGACAAATCGCAATCTTTTGTGATTTTGTGCTGTCCAGACACCAAAGGGCATTCATCACTCAAATCCATTGCTTaaacatttgaaacagttcaaatGTATGACATAAGAAAAAGAATGAAACTGTATAATTTGCATATACCTTGGCATCATTAGAGGGGGTTTAACTTGCAGTGGCAACACAGTTTTGCCTTtagtaatacaaaataattaaatatctcTCAtggaaaattataattaaaattaaattaaatagtgatGATCCCAAAATGTTGCCTTTATTTACACATAACAATGATTTACCAcaatagtttttaaataattttaaacaatcTTACATTGTATTGTAGTAGTTACAGACATTTGAACACTTGGAGTGTTATTTGAACACTCATATAATAACACTTAGAGTTCTTATAGATTCATATATTTTCTCAGTAATTATAAACAATGTATATAAACTATAATTTTGGGTACATTACATACAAATTGTAATCCATTACTGACACAAATTACTTTTCGATTACTTTTGACCTATCATTTATCACTTTTGAATAATGCAATCTTAAACCATAaagatatatataacaaaaactgGAAGACTTCCCAAACAaagaaagtttttaaatataaaacagatgaaTTAGGGACAATCTGtgatttatgaataatttattggcAGTTTGTGAATATTAAGTAAccctataattaataaaaaagtaactgaacttgagcattttaaaacataatataacctaataagaaatacaaatctgatgatgtaatccagattacattgGTATATATTGTGGGAATTTATGACAAgttttacttttcattaaaagCTGTTACATTCTAGGTGAGCTTTCACTTCAATAAAGGGGGCATCAGAAATGAAGGAGGTCAAAGTGTGCAAACCACTGGCAATATGTCATTTACTCTTATGTGCGTCATAAAGCAGCATTGACCCAAAAGTCAACACTACATGTAATTATCCTTGTTTGCTTAACAGGGGATCTCCCCACGTAGCTCAAAATGCACAACTCTGCACATCTGAGAAGGAGAGACACAAAAATAACATGTTCACAGCCTCTCTTTAAGGGTTATCGTACCTACAATACTTCTGTCATGATTTAACATCCCTTGTTTGCTTGTTCAGAATAGAGTTCATTAATAGGCAATGtggaaatattacaaaatatatccaGACAAGGACCTTTGATCAACTCGGTCTGCTTTACAAAATCAATTATACATCATTTTCTTGCACAGCACAGTGGGTTTGGTTCGATCTGGCAtatttcatgaatgaatgtgattATTAGATAATACAGACGGTCCAATCAATGACCTGGGACTGGTGCGTGAACTAGAGATTTCCTCTGTAATTACTAGTGTTTCTGTTCAGAGGCACCAAACTGAATGACAGCATAGGCCAGCGTTCAGATTTACATCACTTCCTCTGCACATTTTTGACAAACAGCAAAAAGCCAAGCTTTCAAAGTGATGTGACATCACTGAATAATTGTAATGAACAGTAATGAATACATAAATGTCACACAAATGATGAGATGATGGACACTTTAAGGGTAACTTGCTAACTTAGCAGAACAAATGAACCATTCATTCATTTCTCATTTAGTTTTGTATGATATTAACTGATTTGTTTAGGCTTTGCTTGATATGacctgttttaaatatatattatccaTCATGAAATAATGAGTAAACCCTTGGGAATGTGATGTGTGCTGAACTGCCACAATGATGAAATCAATGATGAACAATATTGATGGATCTTCTTAAATGACAATGaataaaaagtacttttttattattatcaggaATGCTTTTCATTCAGTAGGTGCCGTTTATTTGAATCTTGTTTGTAATGAGTCATTCGAGTCCAAAAATCGTATGGGAGCGTCAAAATTGCCAAAGTGCGGCGACTACAGTGCGCCATCTAGCGATCACTGCAGGGAAGTGGAATTGCAAGAATCCTGCAAAAGCAGTCTGGTGAGAATGTATTGCACAGAGATTTACTGTCACATATCCGTAAAGCCTTATAAAGGCTAACTAACAACATTGATTAAGATAAAAATAcagaattaagatttttttatgcaagatcaaccttatgtctacaatgaaaaGCACATATAAGGATAGgtcattttcaacatttatacaTGAATGGGAatatttactcagaattactCTTTAACTTCCATGTAAATCCAGCTGCCTCAGCAATTCATAAAATAGACACAAgacgcaaaataaataaataaacaaaacagggcAAATGTGTTATAGTAGGTTAAGTCTTCTGCAGAGTGCCCATGTGTTAAgttaaacagattcacgggcTTTTTCCGAATCAACCATGGGTGAACATTTATCTCCCTCCTTTCGAATTACTCAAGAATAGCCTATGTTAAAAATGCAAAAGCaatcttcaaaacacacacaaaaaaaaaagaaaagaaaagaaaaaaaagcattgaatGGAAtttttgagagaaagagagagagagagagagagagagagagagagagggagagaagtaATCTACCATGGTATTTTGTAGCATCTTAAAAGTTTTTTTCCACAACatatcattaatatttatttattttagaacgattaatttaaattatttgataGTCATCAACTGTTTGTAAATGTCTTACATGGATATGAAAaatgtaggcatatatatatatatatatatatatatatatatatatatatatatatatatatatatatatatatatatatatatatgtatatatatatatatatatatatatatatacatatacatacattagaAAGTGCACTTCGATTGACGATGACTCCTTGAAATGCCTCTGAGAACATGGTTAAGTTAATCGGAGTATGCATGACAGAtgcattacaataaaacaataacaggATAAATTTTGCTCATTTATTCTGTCTTCATCGTCTGTTGGATGTCCAACGGGGGTGTGTTGCCCTGTTCTCAGAACTGCCAAAGAGGGGAAATGCTTATCGATTGATCTGATAAGAGGACAATTTAAAAGGTCAGCTGCAGAGCTTGCGCCAAAACAGAGCAATACAAAGGAGACAGAGTGTGCAGGATTCACATCAGAACGAGACAGCCTATAATTACTACAGATAAAAGTTAATAATGCTCCTCTTACTCTTTGTCACTGTTTGTGGAAGTAGCATCGGCGTGGAGAGCGTTCCGTTGCCTGACTCTGGTCCACATTTGGCAAATGACTGGGGAGAAGCAGTCAGGCTCAGACATCTGTACGCAGCCAGACACGGTCTACATCTGCAAATAAACCCAGACGGGGAAATAAGCGGATCGTACATGCAAAGTTCGAACAGTAAGTGACAGTCATGTCATGTAGATACTATACTCGAATCAGCGCTTCACGTAATATGGGTCAATGGCAAATAAGGATGTCCGGAATGATAAAGAGGGAAAgtcttttaaaatatcatttaaaacacATGTCGATTCCTTGGAagtttatttttgaaatgtttattgatTTGAAATATGTGTATTATTAGGCTAGGCCTATACAAAAATGTCAAGTCgtgtaaccatcaagtaaaaCAGCACGTGGGTGCACAATTGaatcagtatgtttttttttttttttgtgtgtgatttttttattttatttgtggttttcgttaactttataaaattattattattattattatttaaaaagagtTGACTTATGTCACCTTTTCTGTGAATTgcactattattattagttattgttgttattgttattattattttgactcACTCCCTCACTGGTGGATGTCATGAATCATTATATAATTCTACAACATGCACTATGCATTTTCGGTGCTACGCAATTTGATTCAAATATTAGGCCTAGAACTGCGACTGGAAGTTAAATGAAGTTATCGTGCATCTTCCCATAATCCTTTTTATGTCAAACACGTATTTGTGAGATATTTTTCgaccaataatatttaaattaagatttGAGAGCTTTTTATTTCAGCGCAAACAAAATAACAATCTTACTTCAATAAAAACCATGTTTTGTTTCCTAAAGGTTTGGTTGAGATTCGACCGGTGGATACAGGATGTGTTGCCATTAAAGGTGTTGCAAGCACCAGATTCCTCTGCATGGACAGAATGGGAAAACTGTACGGATCGGTAGGTTTGACAATCAGACGCAAGAGAATGTACAATCTTCTTGTATTAGCAATTCTATTGATAATCATATCTACCTTACGAGCcatattaactgaaaaaaattgtGTTGAGGGTCTAAGGCTATTTGCAGGTGCCTTTAGACTCCTGCTCATAAGATAATGTCCATTATTTCAAAAATAGTAGAGTTCATGTAGTCTATATTGTCTTACTGACAGAGGTCAACTGAGGCTACAAGTCTGGACACTTTCTAAAACTCTTTTTAGAACAGTGGCATTCTTATTGCAATAATTAAATTCTTAGAGAGCGGAACTTTGGCACTCTGCCACCAATTATAATACAAACTACCCACATTCATCAGAGATAACCTTGTTGTGCTAAGGTCACCTCACAATGTCCTTTATGACTGCGGAAGCATAGACAAGCCGATTTCGCCACAGACATCTAGCTTTATTGACATTGTGTTCTGGTCATGGGTTCATTACTCCCATCTGACGTTATAACcaagaacattatttttttggACAGGAGGAAAAACAGTCATCAGCATGCATTTAACtccaaaaatgaataaacatttgaGTAAATGTGCTAGATATCTGTCCTTCACTCTTAGATACTGAACTGATATTTATAACAGCTGCCAAGCCAATTTAAACAACTGATCACAAATTATGAATAGTGAAAATATGACTTTAGGAGTACTTCACTATTCAATTTACTTGAATGACCAGAACACCATGCCAAAATGATTCTCACAAAAATggtcaaatatgctgatttgagtgGAGTCACTGCATCAACCTTTGCCCACGGCGGGGAATGTTTGCATAGCTAAAACCCTCATTGAAAAGAAACAGCAATAACAACCTTGACCTCTCTATGTGGTGAGCAAACAGCTATCAAAAAACTTAAAACACATGCAGGGCAGGGCAGGTTGATGAGATATCCATATTGTGGTTCTTTGCATAACTTTGTGAGTTTTCATGCTGTTGCATTTGTTTGCAGCACACTTACACAAAGGATGACTGCTCTTTTTTGGAACGCATCATGCCGGACGGCTACAACATCTACATCTCAAGCAAACACGGAGCCCTTGTGAATTTGGGTGGCGCAAAAAGCAAGTTGAACAGTAACAACGGGAATGCTGCATCCCAGTTTCTGCCCATGGTCAACACACTTTCTCAGGAACCTACCAACCACCTTTCAGGGGAGCAGCATTTTTCTGTGGACCCTGAACAGGACCATCAGTTGGGCCTTGAAATAGACAGCATGGACCCTTTTGGAAAGATCTCCCAAATTGTGATCCAGAGTCCCAGTTTCAACAAAAGATGAGGACTGAACAATCCCCTGTGAATGTTGAAAGGAAATGACCCAGAGGTCAAGAAACAGAAGACGGTTTAAAATCAGTTCTGCTTTGAACCAGAGCACAGGGCCAGACTTTTAGAAAAAGTCCAGTGAAAGCAACCTGCACACTGGACACAGTCACTGGACAAATGTAGTGTTATAGACTGGAAACAAAATCACTCCAAATGTTGAAGATTGTTGTAAGATCAACCATAATGGTTCAacttgaatgtatttatttttccatgtgtCTATGATGACCTTGCTCTGTAATTATTGTTTAAAACTTTAGTTAATACAGTATATACTAGCATAATCTAGAATGCACtgtaaacacattttgtttacCTTTTTTAGTATTTCATGAATATATAACTATTTGTTCTTTCTGAAAGAGTACATAATGATTAAATAACTTTTGAAATAAAGGATATGCTAAACGTGGTTACATAGTTTTTCTACAGAAAAACGTAACTGatccaatttttttaaaatataagcagcagctgttcatcttTCATTTCCAGaacaaaccataaaaaaagaCACAATTCAAAACTGACGAGATATTTTATTCTTGATATTGTTGACTGCATGGTACTTCCACAAAATACTGATGTAAAGTACATATGTGTGGGCCTAAAAAACAGCAGAATATACTTTAATGTCCTTGCAGGATAACCTTGCCTTGAATAACAAGAACTTTTTTGTAAGATTGTGGCTCCCTCTACTGGCATAGAATTTAGTTGCATTTTGAGATAATGTTATAGACTGTAAAAACAGGTTTGTTATATGTAATATAGAGTCTCATTCAAGCTCAACCGAAGCCCACATGTGGTGTCTTCTGTAAGCAAGCAAAGTAGACTAGGCCTACATGTATtaataaattgaattaataaattattatttttttgtacagtaaatgaatgaaaacatacaaatgcattttgtaaaaataaagttGAAGACAAGGACCAATGCTTGAAAAGCCATGCCAAGTACAGTTTACAAATCATTAATTCTTATTTGTGATATCAGACATTAGATTTAGTATAATGACACATTTTATAGCCTTGATATGAATGTAAACATAATATGTGGCTGATTTTATGCTTCAATCATTTCCAAGGTGCTGGTTCatattgtctcataattagtggCACCGACTAGCAGCATGCTAGCATGTCCCCAAAACACAAAAAGTTTTCACAATctgacaataataaatatttatttattatgtaaatttattatgtatttatttatgtaaataaagttaaaacgaAGGTAAACAAAACATGCAAGTGTGATTAAATGTTCTGCCTTGAATTTCAAGATAAAGTCGTTCTTTCAGTTGATAAATGTGACATCTCACTTTATTTTGATcgagaataaaacatgaaaaatgcgTTGGTTTCATAGGTTGGTTTACGTTCCCTTCCGGAAGAGGCGCCGTTGAGGTCCCGGCGCATCATGTAAACATCAGGCAAACTGCAACGAAGAAGAACGATTCCGGAAGTTAGTGTCCATCAGCGAAAACTTCGGGAtagaaaacaaatcattttattgtaaaatggcTTTTGTGTCCAACAGTGATGATTTATTTGACTCCATCATCATGGCCGATGACAGGTAAAATCCGCGCGTCATTTATACACAAACTCATTCGtcacattagttttttttctctctctctcagtagttTAGTGTGTGTTTAGCGTTAGTTCAGTGACTGTCGCTGTGAATGCTGCTGTACTTGGTCTCATAACGTCCCTCTTGTTTAAGGTTTCATGATGAAGGCTATCAGGAAGGCTTTGAGGAGGGCACTCGTCAGGGAACCCTCGAGGGCAGGAACCACGGGCTGCTACACGGAGCTAAACTCGGCGCAGAGGTGATGATGACTGAAACACACACGATGAGGGATTCATTTAGTGTAGATTAAAGGCTGTTAACAGCACGTTTCATAGATTTTCAGTTGGCTGGAGTTTAGAATGATTCTGTTTGAATAATGTAAGCAGCTTTCTGGAAAAGCAGTGTCAggttttttttgctgttgtgttGTTACAATGACTTCCAAATTCTGGGGCCTCCCGTCTGAACACACAGCTGACACGAATGACTGCATTGTCATCATGCATGAATcaattttaaaagaatttaaagggttagttcaccccaaaatgaaaattatatcatgtcgttccaaacccgcaagacctcagttcatcttcagaacacagttta
Proteins encoded in this region:
- the fgf19 gene encoding fibroblast growth factor 19, with translation MLLLLFVTVCGSSIGVESVPLPDSGPHLANDWGEAVRLRHLYAARHGLHLQINPDGEISGSYMQSSNSLVEIRPVDTGCVAIKGVASTRFLCMDRMGKLYGSHTYTKDDCSFLERIMPDGYNIYISSKHGALVNLGGAKSKLNSNNGNAASQFLPMVNTLSQEPTNHLSGEQHFSVDPEQDHQLGLEIDSMDPFGKISQIVIQSPSFNKR